One stretch of Litoribrevibacter albus DNA includes these proteins:
- a CDS encoding YifB family Mg chelatase-like AAA ATPase codes for MSLAVIHTRAALGLNAPLVTVETHISGGLPSLSIVGLPETAVKESKDRVRSAIINSEFEFPLGRITIHLGPADLPKEGGRYDLAIAISILAASNQIKADKLSNYEIIGELSLSGEVRPVKAVLPSAIASHQAQKIAIVPVFNAEEASLPGNNPVIAVKQLSELCAHLNELTTLPFFHPQTNSDTPSAPPSQLCLSDIKGQPQAKRALEIAAAGGHNLLMSGPPGTGKTMLASRLTSILPEVSHHESLEIAKVQSISNPLNMNQWRQRPFRSPHHSSSAAALVGGGSTPKPGEITQSHLGVLFLDELPEFDRKVLEVLREPLESGEITISRARHQITYPAQFQLIAAMNPTPCGKVCGPNDICYCTPAKIDKYRSKLSGPLLDRIDLQIEVNPIPKELLVAGSSHQEETSVSVKQRVTSARNRQLARSGKPNSMLTTKEIEEHCQISQADFDLMNQAIEQLGLSARSYHRILKVARTVADLNDCDTLSTAHLTEALSYRKLDFHRRQ; via the coding sequence ATGTCACTGGCCGTCATTCATACGAGAGCCGCACTGGGCTTAAATGCACCGTTGGTAACGGTAGAAACCCACATTTCAGGAGGACTACCGTCATTATCCATTGTTGGTCTACCTGAAACGGCAGTGAAAGAAAGTAAAGACAGAGTTCGAAGCGCCATCATCAACAGTGAGTTTGAATTTCCTCTGGGAAGAATCACCATCCATCTCGGGCCTGCTGACCTCCCAAAAGAAGGCGGGCGATATGACTTGGCCATTGCCATCAGCATTCTGGCCGCATCCAATCAAATCAAAGCAGACAAGCTTTCAAACTATGAGATCATCGGTGAACTGTCGCTGTCAGGAGAAGTTCGTCCCGTCAAAGCGGTACTACCTTCCGCGATCGCTTCACATCAGGCTCAAAAGATTGCGATCGTTCCAGTATTTAATGCGGAAGAAGCCTCACTCCCCGGAAACAACCCTGTAATCGCCGTAAAACAGCTGTCGGAACTGTGTGCCCATTTAAATGAATTAACCACCTTGCCGTTTTTTCACCCCCAAACAAACAGCGATACTCCCTCAGCCCCCCCATCTCAGCTCTGTCTATCGGACATCAAAGGACAACCTCAAGCCAAACGAGCCTTAGAAATCGCTGCAGCCGGGGGTCATAATCTGTTAATGAGCGGCCCTCCCGGCACAGGCAAGACCATGTTAGCAAGCCGCTTAACCAGTATCCTTCCGGAAGTCTCTCATCATGAGTCGTTAGAGATTGCGAAGGTTCAATCAATCAGCAATCCATTGAACATGAACCAGTGGCGTCAGCGCCCGTTTAGATCACCACACCATTCATCTTCCGCAGCGGCACTGGTAGGCGGTGGCTCAACTCCGAAACCCGGAGAAATCACCCAATCCCATTTAGGGGTTCTATTTTTGGACGAATTGCCAGAATTTGATCGGAAAGTATTAGAAGTGTTAAGAGAACCTTTGGAAAGTGGTGAAATTACCATTTCACGAGCCCGACATCAGATTACCTACCCCGCCCAGTTTCAGTTGATTGCCGCGATGAACCCAACCCCCTGTGGAAAAGTCTGCGGCCCCAACGACATTTGCTACTGCACTCCGGCGAAGATCGACAAATATCGGAGTAAATTATCCGGACCCTTACTGGATCGAATCGATCTCCAAATTGAAGTAAACCCCATTCCTAAAGAACTGTTAGTCGCCGGCAGTTCACATCAAGAAGAAACCAGTGTCTCGGTCAAGCAGCGGGTTACCTCAGCCCGAAATCGCCAACTGGCGCGCTCCGGTAAGCCCAACAGCATGCTCACAACCAAAGAAATTGAGGAACATTGCCAAATCAGCCAAGCCGATTTTGACCTGATGAATCAAGCCATTGAGCAGTTAGGTTTATCCGCGCGCTCGTATCATCGCATATTAAAAGTGGCCCGCACGGTGGCGGATTTAAACGACTGCGACACTTTATCCACAGCACATTTAACCGAAGCGTTAAGTTATCGAAAACTGGATTTTCATCGCAGACAATAG
- a CDS encoding acyloxyacyl hydrolase, translating to MRLTRRVYCVVGVLMLSVGYLPPLSADTGTSISSDSASTDTSDMASDMASEYGITKLRVGIFAHNKGLVASRVEHGTDANGEVVTEPVDWLFNAEPTYGLMLNGIGNTSYLYAGYSWELDVFEDEADSGLFVIPFFGLTVHNGKREPESKRRGLGCRVLFREAIEVGWRFSERWALSILTDHLSHGGFCEDRNQGLDNTGIRFHWHY from the coding sequence ATGCGGCTAACGAGGCGAGTGTATTGTGTTGTCGGTGTACTGATGTTGAGCGTGGGTTACCTGCCGCCACTGTCAGCGGACACGGGTACAAGCATAAGTTCGGATTCCGCATCCACTGACACTTCAGACATGGCTTCCGATATGGCTTCCGAGTATGGTATCACCAAACTTCGAGTCGGCATCTTTGCTCACAATAAAGGATTGGTTGCCAGTCGGGTTGAACATGGCACTGACGCCAATGGCGAAGTGGTTACTGAACCTGTGGATTGGTTGTTCAATGCGGAACCCACCTATGGGTTGATGCTTAACGGCATAGGCAATACCAGCTATTTATACGCTGGATATAGCTGGGAATTGGATGTCTTTGAGGACGAAGCTGATTCCGGTCTGTTTGTGATTCCGTTTTTCGGGTTAACCGTTCATAACGGAAAACGAGAGCCTGAAAGCAAACGGCGGGGGTTGGGCTGTCGGGTATTGTTTCGTGAAGCCATAGAAGTTGGATGGCGGTTCTCAGAGCGCTGGGCTTTGTCGATTTTGACCGATCATCTGTCGCACGGCGGTTTTTGTGAGGATCGCAATCAAGGGTTGGACAACACCGGAATTCGATTTCATTGGCATTATTAA
- the rep gene encoding DNA helicase Rep, translating into MTPIEKRIQQLNDRQQEACKYISTPLLVIAGAGSGKTSVITTKIAYLIDTCGIKAHNIVAVTFTNKAAREMKERVGQLIQGKASRGLTVSTFHNLGLNIIRKECKTLGYKSGFSIFDQQDALSLIKEIMIRQYDDDGGMADQVQNQISNWKNEMLMPEDLMNVSGSPEEVAAAVVYERYNRYLKAYNAVDFDDLILLPTLLFQNHPEVLEKWQRKVHYMLVDEYQDTNTSQYLLVKQLVGMRAKFTVVGDDDQSIYAWRGARPENLTQLKVDFPSLKVVKLEQNYRSTSRILKAANILIANNPHEFDKKLWSDYGMGEEIRVIACKSEDAEAERVASDIIEQRLRRGNHYSDYAILYRGNHQSRLIEMKLQSYQIPYNLSGGTSFFSRTEVKDIMAYLKLIVNPDDDNAFLRIINIPRREIGPTTLEKLSALANQRDVSLFTACDDIGLDQVLSEKATARIRQFHNWMQRVTQNCYQGNAIDAVTEMIRDIDYEAWLHQTSNSPAQAEKRMNNIWFLVESLQRSIHRAQEDGDEGDIEDAIAKLVLRDMMERQEEEEETDKVQLMTLHASKGLEYPNVYIMGMEEELLPHRNSIDDDNIEEERRLMYVGITRAKRVLTLTYAAKRKQYGEIFNTTPSRFLEELPQEDLTWQGVKSKEDPEKLKAHGQATLSSLKSLLGD; encoded by the coding sequence ATGACACCGATTGAAAAACGCATTCAACAGCTTAACGACCGACAACAAGAAGCGTGTAAATACATCAGTACACCGCTGTTAGTAATTGCCGGTGCAGGCAGTGGTAAAACCAGTGTTATTACCACCAAGATCGCTTATCTCATCGATACCTGCGGGATTAAGGCTCACAACATAGTCGCGGTGACCTTTACCAACAAGGCCGCCCGTGAAATGAAAGAGCGGGTTGGGCAACTGATTCAAGGTAAAGCCAGCCGAGGTTTAACCGTATCTACCTTCCATAACCTGGGTTTGAACATCATTCGAAAGGAATGCAAAACCTTGGGCTATAAATCCGGCTTTTCCATCTTCGATCAACAAGATGCACTCAGCCTGATCAAAGAAATCATGATTCGCCAATACGACGATGACGGAGGTATGGCAGATCAGGTTCAAAACCAGATCTCAAACTGGAAGAATGAAATGCTGATGCCGGAAGACCTGATGAACGTATCAGGTTCTCCCGAAGAAGTGGCTGCCGCAGTGGTTTACGAGCGCTACAATCGCTACTTAAAAGCGTATAACGCGGTTGATTTTGACGACCTCATTTTATTGCCGACGTTACTTTTCCAGAACCATCCTGAAGTGCTGGAAAAGTGGCAACGTAAAGTACATTACATGCTGGTGGACGAGTACCAAGACACCAACACCAGTCAGTACTTACTGGTTAAACAATTGGTAGGCATGCGCGCCAAATTCACCGTAGTAGGTGACGACGATCAGTCCATCTACGCATGGCGTGGCGCCCGTCCCGAGAACCTTACTCAACTAAAGGTCGATTTCCCAAGCCTGAAAGTGGTCAAACTCGAACAAAACTACCGTTCGACCAGTCGCATTCTGAAAGCGGCAAATATTCTGATCGCCAATAACCCACACGAGTTCGACAAGAAACTCTGGTCCGATTACGGCATGGGCGAAGAAATCCGGGTAATTGCCTGTAAGAGTGAAGACGCCGAAGCCGAACGAGTGGCGTCAGACATCATCGAACAACGTCTGCGACGGGGAAATCACTACAGCGATTACGCCATTCTCTACCGCGGGAATCACCAATCCCGTCTGATAGAGATGAAACTCCAGTCCTATCAGATTCCCTACAATCTGTCCGGCGGCACCAGTTTCTTCTCTCGCACCGAAGTCAAAGACATCATGGCGTACCTGAAACTGATCGTGAACCCGGACGATGACAACGCCTTTCTTCGAATCATTAATATCCCGAGACGAGAGATTGGCCCGACCACCCTCGAAAAGCTGAGTGCATTAGCCAACCAGCGGGACGTCAGCTTATTCACAGCCTGTGACGACATAGGCCTCGATCAGGTTTTATCCGAAAAAGCGACAGCGCGTATACGCCAGTTCCATAATTGGATGCAGCGTGTCACTCAAAACTGCTATCAGGGCAACGCCATTGATGCCGTCACCGAAATGATTCGGGACATCGACTACGAAGCCTGGTTACATCAGACCAGCAACAGTCCGGCACAAGCCGAGAAGCGCATGAACAACATCTGGTTTCTGGTGGAATCCTTACAGCGCTCTATTCATCGGGCACAGGAAGACGGCGACGAAGGTGACATCGAAGACGCCATCGCTAAGCTGGTACTGCGTGACATGATGGAACGACAGGAAGAAGAGGAAGAAACCGATAAAGTTCAGTTGATGACACTGCACGCGTCTAAAGGTCTGGAGTACCCCAATGTCTACATCATGGGGATGGAAGAAGAGTTGCTCCCCCACAGAAACAGCATCGATGATGACAACATCGAAGAAGAGCGCCGTTTGATGTATGTGGGAATTACTCGTGCCAAGCGAGTGTTAACACTTACTTACGCTGCAAAACGTAAGCAATATGGTGAGATTTTTAACACCACGCCGAGTCGTTTTCTAGAGGAACTGCCTCAGGAAGATCTAACTTGGCAAGGTGTGAAATCGAAAGAAGATCCTGAAAAGCTTAAAGCCCACGGGCAGGCCACACTCAGCAGTTTGAAGTCATTATTGGGGGACTGA